cacaaatagaagtATGGATATGTAGGATTGAAACAAGAGAAATCTTCCTCTATTCTTCGGAACAGAGATGTGCATCGAGCTCTTTGGAGACCTCGACGGCAAACTGGAGGAGAGTCTCAGGGTGAGCCACCTCCTCATTAATTTTCTCGTACTCAAAGTGCCAATGTACAACACTTCCAGGTTCTCCTTCCTTAGGGGTCACTTGTAAGGTGATCACGAAACTTTTGTACTCGTTCATTACATCACCCTCTAACACCCTGTACGTGACACTATTGTTCTCCGGGTCTATTGACTCGATCCTCTCTTTCATTACTCTTGCCTCCCCATCTGACCACATATTTATAGGTTTGAGATTGTTAGAAATCTTGCATTTGAATAAGatcatatatgtgtatatatggaTCAATCCAGCCGTTTCAAATTGGTTTTGATTCAAAagttagtatattttaatatagattCGCTATGCATGTATTCATATAACTAGAGAATTATAGCGTTGACTTGCCATGAAAGTAATTCCAGGTTACGACAGAACCAACTTGGCCCATTTCGCCTTCATGCAGCTCACAGCCATGAACGAAGGATGGAGATGCACTGGGAATATGGTCCTTTTTCCCGACAAACATGTCATGCAACTTCTCCGGTGAAGATTTTATCTCCACGGTGGTCTCAATGATCCCGACCAAACTAGATGCTTCTTCCGCCATTCTTGATCTCCCGATAATTTTCAAATGTCTCTTAGATTTTAGAGTTTTGAGGATGAATGTGGATCCCTTCTTAGCTCTTGACCTCCGTTTAAATAGAAGAATGAATGAAGCGAGAAATAGACTGGAAGTTATTTTATCACTAAtaattttgattagttttttttttctcttgatcaCGTTAACCCATCTGGCGCTAATTGATAAGgctaaattattatataattaatataaaaaatgtaaaggctaatatataaaataccatTCGTAACTCGTGTCACAAAAAGAAAGAATGATTAGTAGAATTAGTGGGAGAGCAGTCAGTTCGCGAGCCTAAAAGAAATAAGATAAAATGAtgtgggtttagggtttaataaaTCATGAACCATATTGGTTAACTTAAGATAAATGAAATCATTCAAATTTTTCGATGACACGATTCTATTCAGttttttaattgataaatttCTTGAAAAGTTCTTACTCCgaaaataataagtatttatATTTCTGGATAATCTCTAAACGATCATCCTTCTGACAaatcctatgagatatattccgTAAATGGATTATACGTtgttatttcattattttaaaagataaataagTTTTATAGGTTGAAAAAGATGTTGTTTATCCGGGAGCTGTATCTCTTGACGTGGAACGGAAACGGAAGTTCAGAATTTAAAACATCTCCCCATTCTGATTTAAGGTCCGGAATCTATTTTCATGTGTTTGTTCACTAACCCACAGTAGGCCTGgaacggatcggatatccggacaattttaagatatctggatccggatccttatccggcggatccataattttactatccttatccggatctggggttcgcggatatccggatgttggatatccttctaaaaattataatatccggcggatatccggatccggatttggatccttaaaataaataaaaaataatattaatatatataaaatattaacaataatttaaaaataaaaatatatagaatgtttttaattatttctatgtataatattacaaaatttacataaaatttatatatactattataaaaatgaaaatatattaaataaaattagtttttatatatagatattactatttttgaaatagttattaataaaatttacggatccggatatccggactaaaaaaccAAGATATCCAGATCCGAattcggctttgacggatccaacattttactatccggatccggattcggcctctccggatatccggattttcggatcggatccggatcggatcacgaatcgaatccggatctcggataaaagttccACCCCTAACCCACAGGTCACAGTTTGACTTTTGATCAAATATACATACTTATCAAActtctttattattataataatatctcCTTTCGGTATATGGTAAAAGATAATGTCTACCATGCCCCGTGTAGACaaagttttgaaaaattatttggtAAAGTCACCATGGATATTGATtttaatactatatataaattgtGTAAAGTCTAGGGAGAATTGGTATTAATCAAAtcgaaaaattatttttgttgattttgATGGGTCATGTTCTAGTTTATCTGTGGCTACTAGAGATTTTATTTATTCCATGGAGCTTAGGTATGATATGAAGGTTGCATTTGAAGCTAGTCTCAGAGGAACAAAAGTGAAGGCTCGCCTCGTGAAACTTGTGAAAGTCAATTGATGCAAGAATCTTGTTTCACTTCTCCAATAGTGTAGATGCGTCTTTCCTCGATCTCACCACTATAGGTGAGGTCGAGAAGCGTCTACCCTTGTCTGAAACAGAGGTACAATCTATTTCTTCTCTGCACCGAAGAGAGAGCAATGACACGTGTCTGAGGACATACACTGATACACATAACACAACTCCCTTAAAC
This Brassica napus cultivar Da-Ae chromosome C6, Da-Ae, whole genome shotgun sequence DNA region includes the following protein-coding sequences:
- the LOC106405447 gene encoding MLP-like protein 43; amino-acid sequence: MAEEASSLVGIIETTVEIKSSPEKLHDMFVGKKDHIPSASPSFVHGCELHEGEMGQVGSVVTWNYFHDGEARVMKERIESIDPENNSVTYRVLEGDVMNEYKSFVITLQVTPKEGEPGSVVHWHFEYEKINEEVAHPETLLQFAVEVSKELDAHLCSEE